ATGTATTTGCTCTATTGGTGGATGATCAGCTTACTCTTCTAAGAAAGAGCAAATGGCTACAGTATTTcgttttgttgaaaaaaatggTATAGTGAAAGAGAGATTTGTTGGTCTTATCCATGTGTTGGAGACATGTTCTTTATCTCTGAAATCTGGTATAGACTCATTGTTTTCTAAATATAGTTTGAGTTTGAAACAGTTGAGAGGCCAAGGCTATGATGGAGCAGCAAATATGAGAGGTGAGCTTAATGGGTTGAGAACATTGATTTCAAGAGAAAGTAGTTCTGCGTACTATGTACATTGTTTTGCTCACCAACTCCAATAGGTTGTTGTTGCAGTTGCAAAGAAACATTTTGAAGTTGGAGATTTCTTCGATAAGGTTTATGTGTTAGTAAATGTGCTCATAGCTTCTTGCAAAAGAAAGGATTTGATGCGAGAAATCCAGCGGGGTGAAATTGAGAAAGGAATAAGTAGTGGTGAAATTAAGACTGGAAAAGGGTTGAATAAGGAGTCTTAACTTCAAAGACCAGGAGCTACACGTTGGGGATCTCATTATAACACATTGTTGCGGttatttgacttattttcttctACAATTAAGGTCCTTGAGTATGTCCAGGATGAAGGTATAGACAATGCCTAAAGAAGTCAAGCAAATGGTTTTCTCAAATACACTCATACTTTCGATTGTGTATTCTATCTACActtgttgttgcttcttctaGGACTAACAAAGAATTTATCAATGGCTTTGCAAAGAAAAGATCAAGACATTTTAAATGCTATCTCATTAGTTGAGTCCACGAAGCGAGAACTACAAAAGTTAAGAGATGGAGGATGGAATTCTTTTATCGAGaaggttttagatttttgtgAGAAACACAACACTGAGATTCTCAACATGGAGGAAGACTTTATTGATCCAAGGAAGCCACGAAAAAAGATCAACATAACCAATTTGCATCATTACCAAGTAAATTGTTTTTATACCGTTTTGGATATGCAGCTTCAAGAGTTTAATGATCGCTTCAACAAAGTAAACTCTGAACTACTCGTTTGCACATCAGCTTTAAGTCCTATTGATTCATTCCATGATTCTGATATAAAGAAGTTGTTGAGATTGGCTGAGTTTTATCCTGAAGATTTTAGTCGTATAGAGTGCATATCTCTTGAGCAGCAACTTGGTATTTATATTGATAATGTGCGAAGAGATG
The sequence above is a segment of the Camelina sativa cultivar DH55 chromosome 10, Cs, whole genome shotgun sequence genome. Coding sequences within it:
- the LOC109126880 gene encoding uncharacterized protein LOC109126880 gives rise to the protein MALQRKDQDILNAISLVESTKRELQKLRDGGWNSFIEKVLDFCEKHNTEILNMEEDFIDPRKPRKKINITNLHHYQVNCFYTVLDMQLQEFNDRFNKVNSELLVCTSALSPIDSFHDSDIKKLLRLAEFYPEDFSRIECISLEQQLGIYIDNRKIRETQKYNFAFLLLIICLLFTQSIASGCVFKGYCTTDDICKHLCRGHGLDPKFQLCVPYSSKGGRCCCLHYDGAPSSSEDI